The DNA sequence TGGGTATTACAGGTTATTGGGTTTTCCTTTGGCTATTCAATTCTGGTTTTTCGAGTGTTGCCCGTATGTTATTGGGAAACTGTCCTTGTACTCAAATGTTGGCATTCCAAGGATTTTGAATTGGCCTAAATTACCCAAGGACAAGGAGGGTATGGTGAAAATGGATGTCATGAACACCCTCATTTTCGATCGGTCTTTGAAAGAGGTAATCCTGttgttttttattatctttccactgttgttttaatgttgtttttgtatacattatttatactttatgtttttattgttgttgttattttataatttcagttTCATGTGcatattgttttttgtttgtttttgttgtttcagttaaaattaagaaacatcACTCCAACTTCCGTTGAGAGATTGAGTTTGAGCCTCACTGATTTTTTCTCTGGTGAGACTACTCCCGAGGctgtaaaattcaaaattaaaggtGGTTCCAAGCCTGCTGGTCAACCTGGCTTGATgggttcttcttcatcatctgctCATGAGAATGTCTCCCGAGTTGAGTTTGAGGAATTTAAAAAGTGTTTATCTGTTGTTGTCAGCCAGCAAGGGATTCTTATGAAATCTGTTGCTGAGATGAACAAGAAGCTGGACATTCTTATTgaggtgtttttttttaattgtcattactttttctgttatttttttagtagtgtttttatgttgttttatacagttaattaatttttcaattttttatttttgttctcaGTCATCCCAAGGTGGTCTTACTCACAATGGATCTCAGTCTGAAGATGCTCTTCGTACTTCAGAAAATGAGGATGATGAAGATTCCActtcggaggaagacgaggatgATAAATTCGACGATGACAAAGGAGATGATCATCATGACGATGaaactgatgatgatgatgatgatctggGTGGAGATGGTGTTGGTGCTGGTCAGGATGAGGCTCACACGGGCGATGTTCGTAACGATGAGGGTGTTGTTGTCCCCGAGGTTGTTTCGAGGGATGATGATACCGGCAAGGTGGATGATGCCAAGAATTCTGACCCTGTGGAACCTATTGCAGAGATCAAACAGGTGTATTTATTGTTTGGACATCATTTTTTTGTGCTTTTTTGTGTGGATTTCTGtgttttgtgtttgttttaatagttttttactgttttttttttgttgtcagCCTGAACAGTCTCAAGGTGGGGAGGACAACATTGATGTTGATGCAACAATTGCATCTGCTGTTAAAGCTGTGGAGAATTTGGTTTgtgtttctgtttttttttttttgtaatttgtatttatatggtattctattgttgtttttatggtGTTTTTATTGTACTGTttgaaacttaaaaaaaatcttctttttttttatccttTCTCTTTTTTAGATTGGTTCCTCAACTAATGCCCCTGCTCCTGTTGAGACTTATGAGAAGACTGATCTAGAAATGGTTGTTTTTCAAGAGACTCCTATTTTACGTCCTCAAAAGAGGGATCGGAAGAAAGGAGCTGTTTTGAAATCCCCATTCATTGAGCTTGCTTCTGGTGCATCTAAATCAGGTTCATCCTCAGTTTCTCCTGATGATTCTGTGTATAAGGTCGTTAAATATGTGCGTGGTTTGTGCCCGTTGGACAACAAGATTGGTGAACCTGTCGATCCGCAATTGGAAGCTGAGTTTGTCAAGTGGGTTGATACAGGTCTTAGAAAGCATAAATCTAAGTAAGTATTTTTGTAGGTGTTTTCAGTTAT is a window from the Cannabis sativa cultivar Pink pepper isolate KNU-18-1 chromosome 1, ASM2916894v1, whole genome shotgun sequence genome containing:
- the LOC115713565 gene encoding uncharacterized protein LOC115713565 → MHSLKGKIDSGYKRVVRSDEDGGYYRLLGFPLAIQFWFFECCPYVIGKLSLYSNVGIPRILNWPKLPKDKEGMVKMDVMNTLIFDRSLKELKLRNITPTSVERLSLSLTDFFSGETTPEAVKFKIKGGSKPAGQPGLMGSSSSSAHENVSRVEFEEFKKCLSVVVSQQGILMKSVAEMNKKLDILIESSQGGLTHNGSQSEDALRTSENEDDEDSTSEEDEDDKFDDDKGDDHHDDETDDDDDDLGGDGVGAGQDEAHTGDVRNDEGVVVPEVVSRDDDTGKVDDAKNSDPVEPIAEIKQPEQSQGGEDNIDVDATIASAVKAVENLIGSSTNAPAPVETYEKTDLEMVVFQETPILRPQKRDRKKGAVLKSPFIELASGASKSGSSSVSPDDSVYKVVKYVRGLCPLDNKIGEPVDPQLEAEFVKWVDTGLRKHKSNTTTNVYCKGKDTIFPPFRFGVEDISNKMWFHNLAYPNCFLTNSHIDIIFYYLRKKIMYSAEPKIKVTTTDCLFCSSITTLYEKFVEKNNDISVLSLSHNVAQYIQGGKILCATPWHLVDHVVMPINVKLQDHWICGRLNIVDRRIYLYNSLRSGRYMTAAKEACKPFSVILPYYFSMLDFKGLRNEAKFSTMEPFPIVAVDGLPEQVTADCGVFVASFAEYFIDGKPIPSSDFDVEIHRDRLAVLFYQYGMKKQTENIESESEAPPSLPKK